The following coding sequences lie in one Drosophila sulfurigaster albostrigata strain 15112-1811.04 chromosome 2R, ASM2355843v2, whole genome shotgun sequence genomic window:
- the LOC133837683 gene encoding histone deacetylase complex subunit SAP18, translated as MANVESMIVEEKTQIKQIDREKTCPLLLRVFCSTGRHHSVSEYMYGNVPTNELQIYTWQDATLHELTSLVRDVNPDTRKKGTYFDFAIVFPNFRNNHFQMREIGVTCTGQKGIDDNKTLAQAKFSIGDFLDISITPPNRMPPARRQRPY; from the exons ATGGCCAATGTGGAGTCAATGATTGTAGAGGAGAAGACGCAGATCAAACAAATTGATCGTGAAAAG ACCtgcccgctgctgctgcgagtGTTTTGCTCAACTGGACGCCATCATTCAGTCTCCGAGTACATGTATGGCAATGTGCCCACTAATGAGCTGCAGATCTACACTTGGCAGGATGCAACGCTGCATGAGTTAACTTCGCTGGTGCGCGATGTGAATCCAGATACCCGTAAAAAGGGTACCTACTTCGACTTTGCCATTGTGTTCCCCAACTTCCGGAATAACCACTTTCAAATGCGCGAAATTGGTGTGACTTGTACCGGCCAAAAGGGCATCGATGACAATAAGACTCTGGCCCAGGCCAAGTTCAGTATTGGCGACTTTCTGGACATTTCAATAACCCCGCCCAATCGCATGCCGCCCGCGAGACGTCAGCGCCCGTATTGA
- the LOC133839207 gene encoding organic cation transporter protein isoform X2: MQAMEQSPGELSPMLQPSDEDLELLQSKTLEQLLGCIGRWQKLWCPILSFLQAICTFHIFVFVFQTAPKDYWCARPAHLQQLDIAEWRNLSQSPNGCQLLDIDYSQVTFENGQLINWPSDVANLSYTQCQQFEFSDVDGDAKTLVQEFGLVCGNNITSFVEMCFLMGAAAGAVLSGWISDRFGRRHTLMTFVTIQTIFGGILAFSTSVAMFMSLRVIIGFASMTVTVVSFVLVVELVSGKWRTIIGILNILPVAISYVLSSGIAYLIRDWRILQLVISWPWLVMLSIWYWLPESPRWLLAQGRLEELTRLIEQAAKMNGTTLPSNYQKTLEAAVPMAAQVKDPSQTEIAGQAEETKATDVEEVKTHDLEIHVNPILVVFGRKYWRTTVLTLVIWLTLIIIYFGLTLHLSNLGGNIYINSAVAGAVEALSICISIFVVLKAGIRRSLLGYMLLPGLCCLATNLVPHGEDNQTGVIALAIIAKCLIGANNAIIPTYTAMQYPTIVRNFGVGMGNLASGIALIMVPSLWQLEHYDALLPLNIMGVCGIIGAVAITLMKDVEL; encoded by the exons ATGCAAGCAATGGAGCAATCTCCAGGCGAATTGTCGCCAATGCTGCAGCCCAGCGACGAGGATTTAGAGCTACTTCAATCCAAGACTCTGGAGCAGCTATTGGGTTGCATAGGTCGCTGGCAGAAACTGTGGTGTCCCATCTTATCATTTCTGCAGGCCATCTGCACGTTCCACATATTCGTCTTTGTGTTTCAG ACCGCACCCAAGGACTATTGGTGTGCTAGGCCGGCACATCTGCAGCAGCTCGACATTGCGGAGTGGCGCAATCTCAGCCAGAGTCCAAATGGCTGTCAGCTGCTCGACATTGACTACAGTCAGGTGACTTTTGAGAATGGCCAGCTTATTAATTGGCCCAGCGACGTTGCCAACTTGAGCTACACACAATGCCAGCAATTTGAGTTCTCCGATGTGGACGGCGACGCCAAGACATTGGTGCAGGAATTTGGCCTGGTTTGTGGCAACAACATAACCAGCTTCGTTGAGATGTGCTTTCTAATGGGCGCCGCAGCGGGAGCTGTGCTTTCGGGATGGATTTCGGATCGTTTTGGACGCCGTCACACGCTGATGACCTTTGTCACCATACAAACCATATTCG GTGGAATTTTGGCCTTCTCAACATCGGTGGCCATGTTCATGTCGCTACGTGTTATAATTGGATTCGCATCAATGACCGTGACTGTTGTTAGCTTCGTGCTGGTCGTCGAGCTGGTCTCCGGCAAATGGCGTACTATAATCGgcatattaaacattttaccAGTTGCCATCTCCTACGTCCTCTCCTCCGGGATTGCCTATCTCATCCGAGACTGGCGCATTCTCCAGCTGGTTATATCCTGGCCATGGCTGGTCATGTTGAGCATCTG GTATTGGTTGCCGGAATCTCCACGCTGGCTGCTGGCTCAGGGTCGACTCGAGGAGCTAACTCGTTTGATTGAACAGGCGGCCAAGATGAATGGCACCACGCTGCCTAGTAACTATCAAAAAACTCTCGAGGCAGCTGTACCAATGGCTGCCCAGGTGAAAGACCCATCGCAGACAGAAATCGCCGGACAGGCGGAGGAGACGAAAGCTACAGACGTGGAGGAGGTCAAGACACATGACTTGGAAATACATGTGAATCCCATTTTAGTAGTTTTTGGCCGCAAATATTGGCGTACTACAGTCCTCACTCTTGTCATTTGGCTAACACTCATCATCATCTATTTCGGATTGACGCTGCATCTGAGCAATCTTGgtggtaatatatatattaatagcGCCGTTGCTGGCGCTGTTGAGGCTCTTTCCATTTGCATCAGCATTTTTGTGGTGCTCAAGGCGGGCATAAGACGCAGCCTGCTGGGATACATGCTGCTGCCGGGTCTTTGTTGTCTGGCCACCAACTTGGTGCCCCACGGCGAGGACAATCAGACGGGTGTCATTGCTCTGGCTATTATAG CGAAGTGTTTGATAGGTGCTAACAATGCCATCATTCCCACCTACACGGCCATGCAGTATCCCACCATTGTGCGTAACTTTGGCGTCGGCATGGGCAACCTGGCATCGGGCATCGCTCTCATTATGGTGCCATCCCTGTGGCAGCTG GAACATTACGATGCTTTGCTGCCGCTTAACATTATGGGAGTTTGTGGTATCATTGGAGCTGTTGCTATTACTCTGATGAAGGACGTTGAACTGTAA
- the LOC133839207 gene encoding organic cation/carnitine transporter 2 isoform X1 codes for MSGVLRRGSLNFDCVGNTTRGSLDANLYGGYRETKPTPGTPEISVIAMDFRRHSDDLKKVGLMPLPPAVVQSAKDLSQDVDSDVLSIFLGHYRKWSFLWTFLLCLFQIPTTFHLFMFVFQTAPKDYWCARPAHLQQLDIAEWRNLSQSPNGCQLLDIDYSQVTFENGQLINWPSDVANLSYTQCQQFEFSDVDGDAKTLVQEFGLVCGNNITSFVEMCFLMGAAAGAVLSGWISDRFGRRHTLMTFVTIQTIFGGILAFSTSVAMFMSLRVIIGFASMTVTVVSFVLVVELVSGKWRTIIGILNILPVAISYVLSSGIAYLIRDWRILQLVISWPWLVMLSIWYWLPESPRWLLAQGRLEELTRLIEQAAKMNGTTLPSNYQKTLEAAVPMAAQVKDPSQTEIAGQAEETKATDVEEVKTHDLEIHVNPILVVFGRKYWRTTVLTLVIWLTLIIIYFGLTLHLSNLGGNIYINSAVAGAVEALSICISIFVVLKAGIRRSLLGYMLLPGLCCLATNLVPHGEDNQTGVIALAIIAKCLIGANNAIIPTYTAMQYPTIVRNFGVGMGNLASGIALIMVPSLWQLEHYDALLPLNIMGVCGIIGAVAITLMKDVEL; via the exons ATGAGTGGCGTGCTGCGACGCGGTTCCCTGAATTTTGATTGCGTTGGTAATACCACACGGGGCAGCCTTGATGCAAACCTTTATGGCGGTTACCGCGAGACAAAGCCAACGCCAGGCACACCGGAAATAAGTGTTATTGCAATGGATTTTCGTCGCCATTCGGATGACTTGAAGAAGGTTGGCCTAATGCCACTGCCCCCGGCAGTGGTGCAGTCAGCCAAGGATCTTAGCCAAGATGTGGACAGCGATGTGCTGTCGATCTTCCTGGGCCACTATCGGAAATGGAGTTTCCTTTGGACATTCTTATTGTGCTTGTTCCAGATACcaacaacatttcatttgtttatgtttgtttttcag ACCGCACCCAAGGACTATTGGTGTGCTAGGCCGGCACATCTGCAGCAGCTCGACATTGCGGAGTGGCGCAATCTCAGCCAGAGTCCAAATGGCTGTCAGCTGCTCGACATTGACTACAGTCAGGTGACTTTTGAGAATGGCCAGCTTATTAATTGGCCCAGCGACGTTGCCAACTTGAGCTACACACAATGCCAGCAATTTGAGTTCTCCGATGTGGACGGCGACGCCAAGACATTGGTGCAGGAATTTGGCCTGGTTTGTGGCAACAACATAACCAGCTTCGTTGAGATGTGCTTTCTAATGGGCGCCGCAGCGGGAGCTGTGCTTTCGGGATGGATTTCGGATCGTTTTGGACGCCGTCACACGCTGATGACCTTTGTCACCATACAAACCATATTCG GTGGAATTTTGGCCTTCTCAACATCGGTGGCCATGTTCATGTCGCTACGTGTTATAATTGGATTCGCATCAATGACCGTGACTGTTGTTAGCTTCGTGCTGGTCGTCGAGCTGGTCTCCGGCAAATGGCGTACTATAATCGgcatattaaacattttaccAGTTGCCATCTCCTACGTCCTCTCCTCCGGGATTGCCTATCTCATCCGAGACTGGCGCATTCTCCAGCTGGTTATATCCTGGCCATGGCTGGTCATGTTGAGCATCTG GTATTGGTTGCCGGAATCTCCACGCTGGCTGCTGGCTCAGGGTCGACTCGAGGAGCTAACTCGTTTGATTGAACAGGCGGCCAAGATGAATGGCACCACGCTGCCTAGTAACTATCAAAAAACTCTCGAGGCAGCTGTACCAATGGCTGCCCAGGTGAAAGACCCATCGCAGACAGAAATCGCCGGACAGGCGGAGGAGACGAAAGCTACAGACGTGGAGGAGGTCAAGACACATGACTTGGAAATACATGTGAATCCCATTTTAGTAGTTTTTGGCCGCAAATATTGGCGTACTACAGTCCTCACTCTTGTCATTTGGCTAACACTCATCATCATCTATTTCGGATTGACGCTGCATCTGAGCAATCTTGgtggtaatatatatattaatagcGCCGTTGCTGGCGCTGTTGAGGCTCTTTCCATTTGCATCAGCATTTTTGTGGTGCTCAAGGCGGGCATAAGACGCAGCCTGCTGGGATACATGCTGCTGCCGGGTCTTTGTTGTCTGGCCACCAACTTGGTGCCCCACGGCGAGGACAATCAGACGGGTGTCATTGCTCTGGCTATTATAG CGAAGTGTTTGATAGGTGCTAACAATGCCATCATTCCCACCTACACGGCCATGCAGTATCCCACCATTGTGCGTAACTTTGGCGTCGGCATGGGCAACCTGGCATCGGGCATCGCTCTCATTATGGTGCCATCCCTGTGGCAGCTG GAACATTACGATGCTTTGCTGCCGCTTAACATTATGGGAGTTTGTGGTATCATTGGAGCTGTTGCTATTACTCTGATGAAGGACGTTGAACTGTAA
- the LOC133839207 gene encoding organic cation transporter protein isoform X3 has product MSGVLRRGSLNFDCVGNTTRGSLDANLYGGYRETKPTPGTPEISVIAMDFRRHSDDLKKVGLMPLPPAVVQSAKDLSQDVDSDVLSIFLGHYRKWSFLWTFLLCLFQIPTTFHLFMFVFQVTMEQSPGELSPMLQPSDEDLELLQSKTLEQLLGCIGRWQKLWCPILSFLQAICTFHIFVFVFQTAPKDYWCARPAHLQQLDIAEWRNLSQSPNGCQLLDIDYSQVTFENGQLINWPSDVANLSYTQCQQFEFSDVDGDAKTLVQEFGLVCGNNITSFVEMCFLMGAAAGAVLSGWISDRFGRRHTLMTFVTIQTIFGGILAFSTSVAMFMSLRVIIGFASMTVTVVSFVLVVELVSGKWRTIIGILNILPVAISYVLSSGIAYLIRDWRILQLVISWPWLVMLSIWYWLPESPRWLLAQGRLEELTRLIEQAAKMNGTTLPSNYQKTLEAAVPMAAQVKDPSQTEIAGQAEETKATDVEEVKTHDLEIHVNPILVVFGRKYWRTTVLTLVIWLTLIIIYFGLTLHLSNLGGNIYINSAVAGAVEALSICISIFVVLKAGIRRSLLGYMLLPGLCCLATNLVPHGEDNQTGVIALAIIAKCLIGANNAIIPTYTAMQYPTIVRNFGVGMGNLASGIALIMVPSLWQLEHYDALLPLNIMGVCGIIGAVAITLMKDVEL; this is encoded by the exons ATGAGTGGCGTGCTGCGACGCGGTTCCCTGAATTTTGATTGCGTTGGTAATACCACACGGGGCAGCCTTGATGCAAACCTTTATGGCGGTTACCGCGAGACAAAGCCAACGCCAGGCACACCGGAAATAAGTGTTATTGCAATGGATTTTCGTCGCCATTCGGATGACTTGAAGAAGGTTGGCCTAATGCCACTGCCCCCGGCAGTGGTGCAGTCAGCCAAGGATCTTAGCCAAGATGTGGACAGCGATGTGCTGTCGATCTTCCTGGGCCACTATCGGAAATGGAGTTTCCTTTGGACATTCTTATTGTGCTTGTTCCAGATACcaacaacatttcatttgtttatgtttgtttttcagGTGA CAATGGAGCAATCTCCAGGCGAATTGTCGCCAATGCTGCAGCCCAGCGACGAGGATTTAGAGCTACTTCAATCCAAGACTCTGGAGCAGCTATTGGGTTGCATAGGTCGCTGGCAGAAACTGTGGTGTCCCATCTTATCATTTCTGCAGGCCATCTGCACGTTCCACATATTCGTCTTTGTGTTTCAG ACCGCACCCAAGGACTATTGGTGTGCTAGGCCGGCACATCTGCAGCAGCTCGACATTGCGGAGTGGCGCAATCTCAGCCAGAGTCCAAATGGCTGTCAGCTGCTCGACATTGACTACAGTCAGGTGACTTTTGAGAATGGCCAGCTTATTAATTGGCCCAGCGACGTTGCCAACTTGAGCTACACACAATGCCAGCAATTTGAGTTCTCCGATGTGGACGGCGACGCCAAGACATTGGTGCAGGAATTTGGCCTGGTTTGTGGCAACAACATAACCAGCTTCGTTGAGATGTGCTTTCTAATGGGCGCCGCAGCGGGAGCTGTGCTTTCGGGATGGATTTCGGATCGTTTTGGACGCCGTCACACGCTGATGACCTTTGTCACCATACAAACCATATTCG GTGGAATTTTGGCCTTCTCAACATCGGTGGCCATGTTCATGTCGCTACGTGTTATAATTGGATTCGCATCAATGACCGTGACTGTTGTTAGCTTCGTGCTGGTCGTCGAGCTGGTCTCCGGCAAATGGCGTACTATAATCGgcatattaaacattttaccAGTTGCCATCTCCTACGTCCTCTCCTCCGGGATTGCCTATCTCATCCGAGACTGGCGCATTCTCCAGCTGGTTATATCCTGGCCATGGCTGGTCATGTTGAGCATCTG GTATTGGTTGCCGGAATCTCCACGCTGGCTGCTGGCTCAGGGTCGACTCGAGGAGCTAACTCGTTTGATTGAACAGGCGGCCAAGATGAATGGCACCACGCTGCCTAGTAACTATCAAAAAACTCTCGAGGCAGCTGTACCAATGGCTGCCCAGGTGAAAGACCCATCGCAGACAGAAATCGCCGGACAGGCGGAGGAGACGAAAGCTACAGACGTGGAGGAGGTCAAGACACATGACTTGGAAATACATGTGAATCCCATTTTAGTAGTTTTTGGCCGCAAATATTGGCGTACTACAGTCCTCACTCTTGTCATTTGGCTAACACTCATCATCATCTATTTCGGATTGACGCTGCATCTGAGCAATCTTGgtggtaatatatatattaatagcGCCGTTGCTGGCGCTGTTGAGGCTCTTTCCATTTGCATCAGCATTTTTGTGGTGCTCAAGGCGGGCATAAGACGCAGCCTGCTGGGATACATGCTGCTGCCGGGTCTTTGTTGTCTGGCCACCAACTTGGTGCCCCACGGCGAGGACAATCAGACGGGTGTCATTGCTCTGGCTATTATAG CGAAGTGTTTGATAGGTGCTAACAATGCCATCATTCCCACCTACACGGCCATGCAGTATCCCACCATTGTGCGTAACTTTGGCGTCGGCATGGGCAACCTGGCATCGGGCATCGCTCTCATTATGGTGCCATCCCTGTGGCAGCTG GAACATTACGATGCTTTGCTGCCGCTTAACATTATGGGAGTTTGTGGTATCATTGGAGCTGTTGCTATTACTCTGATGAAGGACGTTGAACTGTAA
- the LOC133837682 gene encoding proline-, glutamic acid- and leucine-rich protein 1, whose translation MKLQLIALLCSVAVVMVQAQNYPPRLSIPGAIASPGPVLHRQPVLRVRRPGTTVRQQNAILPAVTPRVVLEERPVTEAAEDEQPDAFLPSLLREQQLAQAQQSQFQQAAAAFLNGQQSIEPAAPVPQLLQHEDSQPTAILPAPPRFAERPAVATPINRPAFNDFGIGRFESSQRFAPERPVQAAAAPPPPPPPQPQRIAVIRTRPAAAVRPEAPAPVPVARPRPKPIQSRPLIDQNQLQDEQQSQQQRRQRPVAQTIRKWRDENEDGSITWGYENDDGSFKEEIIGTDCITKGTYGYIDPDGNKREYNYETGIKCDPNARENEEELQENGFINYEENRAVLPNGLEIDMTQLGKKKSKRPNSIYRN comes from the exons ATGAAACTGCAACTAATTGCG CTGTTATGCAGCGTCGCCGTCGTCATGGTTCAGGCCCAAAACTATCCTCCACGTTTGAGCATTCCCGGTGCCATTGCCTCACCAGGTCCCGTGCTCCATCGTCAACCGGTGTTGCGCGTGCGTCGTCCCGGAACGACGGTGCGCCAGCAGAACGCCATCTTGCCAGCGGTGACGCCTCGTGTCGTGTTGGAGGAGCGTCCAGTTACAGAAGCCGCCGAGGATGAGCAGCCAGATGCATTCCTGCCAAGTCTGCTGCGTGAGCAACAACTTGCCCAGGCCCAGCAGTCGCAATTCCAGCAGGCGGCTGCCGCTTTTCTGAATGGTCAGCAATCCATTGAGCCCGCTGCTCCCGTCCCACAGCTACTACAGCATGAGGACAGTCAGCCAACTGCCATTCTACCCGCCCCACCGCGTTTCGCTGAACGTCCCGCCGTTGCAACGCCCATTAATCGACCTGCCTTCAATGACTTTGGCATTGGCCGTTTCGAGAGCTCACAGAGATTTGCCCCAGAGCGTCCAGTgcaagcagctgcagctcctcctccaccaccaccaccacagcCACAACGTATTGCTGTCATTCGCACACGTCCCGCGGCTGCAGTGCGTCCGGAGGCACCAGCACCTGTCCCCGTTGCACGTCCCAGACCGAAGCCTATTCAGTCGCGTCCGCTCATCGATCAGAATCAGTTGCAGGATGAGCAacaatcacagcaacagcGTCGCCAGCGTCCTGTGGCTCAGACCATTCGCAAGTGGCGCGATGAGAACGAGGATGGCAGTATCACGTGGGGCTATGAGAATGACGACGGCTCTTTCAAGGAGGAAATCATTGGCACCGACTGCATAACCAA GGGCACCTATGGCTACATTGATCCCGATGGCAACAAACGTGAGTACAACTATGAGACTGGCATCAAATGCGATCCAAATGCACGCGAGAACGAGGAGGAGCTGCAGGAGAACGGTTTCATCAACTACGAGGAGAATCGCGCTGTGCTACCCAATGGTCTGGAGATTGATATGACGCAACTGGGCAAGAAGAAGTCCAAGCGTCCCAACAGCATCTACAGAAACTAG
- the LOC133839208 gene encoding organic cation transporter protein isoform X2 — protein sequence MHDTAGKPSPIATPTQSPMASADPSTVPADDEDETDVIGELMGHYGKWQLLMTVLLSLFQVPNTFHISSSIYQAANKEFWCQRPQHLQQLPIDVWRNLSGSQDNCRRRAGIDWSQLSNDSLPTQLQQQAAALGDDGKHVACNSWEYETNDNVGNTWTSQWDLVCDKEHLKNVAEMFFLLGVATGGIISGYLSDKFGRKTMLFISAVLQTIFGLWLCFCSSFELYLTLRALLGLVSVSVTYSGLILAIEYVDGKWRTIAGMYNLFPLPISYMMISGLAYLTQDYQRLQLCIGIPGIFLCFLWFVVPESPRWLLVKGRIEEVRRIIEAAASFNGRQLPADYQLTPPTQESSTQDVTYLFRSSYLRRISICFLCIWFTINLIYYGLILNMSSFGGNVYLNSALAGLVEIPAIAVAMYIITKVGKKWLFCATLFCTGVACFCAAMTEGREDLLWLKITFLMMGKFTISAGNTIMPVYTAELYPTIIRNVGVGACNMAAGLALILTPYLSLLNKIEGHLLMTLLTAWSIFGGFVVLFLPETAVRKNAATTESRQANAAKQV from the exons ATGAGGACGAAACCGATGTGATTGGCGAGCTGATGGGTCACTATGGCAAATGGCAGCTGCTGATGACGGTGCTGCTCTCACTGTTCCAGGTGCCAAACACCTTCCACATATCCTCATCCATCTACCAGGCAGCCAACAAGGAGTTCTGGTGCCAGCGACCACAGCATCTACAGCAATTGCCCATCGATGTTTGGCGGAATCTAAGCGGCTCCCAGGACAACTGTCGTCGCAGGGCAGGCATCGATTGGAGCCAATTGAGCAACGATTCCCTGCCGACTCAACTGCAG CAACAGGCAGCTGCCTTGGGCGATGATGGCAAGCATGTGGCCTGCAACAGCTGGGAATACGAGACGAACGATAATGTGGGCAACACATGGACTTCGCAGTGGGATTTAGTGTGCGACAAGGAGCATTTAAAGAACGTCGCCGAGATGTTCTTTTTGCTGGGCGTTGCAACAGGTGGCATCATTTCCGGCTATCTATCGGACAAATTTGGCCGCAAAACAATGCTCTTCATATCGGCCGTGCTGCAGACCATATTCG GTCTTTGGCTCTGCTTCTGCAGTTCCTTTGAGCTATACCTAACGTTGAGAGCGCTTTTGGGCCTTGTCTCTGTATCTGTGACTTACTCGGGCCTCATATTAGCCATCGAATATGTGGATGGCAAATGGCGAACTATAGCCGGCATGTACAATCTGTTTCCACTGCCCATTTCGTATATGATGATCTCTGGATTGGCATATTTGACGCAGGACTATCAACGATTGCAGCTGTGCATTGGCATTCCCGGCATTTTCCTTTGTTTTCTCTG GTTTGTGGTGCCGGAATCGCCGCGCTGGCTGCTGGTCAAGGGTCGCATTGAGGAAGTGCGACGCATCATTGAGGCGGCGGCTAGTTTCAATGGACGACAATTACCAGCTGATTACCAACTGACGCCGCCAACGCAGGAGAGCAGTACACAGGACGTCACATATCTGTTTCGATCCAGCTATCTGAGGCGCATCTCCATCTGTTTCCTCTGCATTTGGTTCACCATCAATTTGATCTACTATGGCCTCATCTTGAACATGAGCTCGTTCGGTGGCAATGTCTATTTGAATTCG GCACTAGCTGGCCTAGTCGAAATACCCGCCATTGCGGTGGCCATGTACATTATCACCAAGGTGGGCAAGAAGTGGCTCTTTTGCGCCACATTGTTTTGCACCGGCGTCGCCTGCTTCTGTGCTGCGATGACCGAGGGGCGCGAGGATCTGCTCTGGCTGAAGATCACATTCCTGATGATGGGCAAATTTACGATCAGTGCTGGCAATACCATAATGCCCGTCTATACCGCGGAACTCTATCCGACGATAATACGCAATGTGGGAGTGGGTGCCTGCAACATGGCAGCCGGATTGGCGCTCATTCTAACGCCCTATTTATCGCTTTTG AACAAAATCGAGGGCCACCTATTAATGACCCTACTAACCGCCTGGAGTATTTTTGGTGGCTTCGTTGTACTCTTCCTGCCTGAGACAGCGGTGCGAAAAAATGCAGCCACTACGGAAAGTCGCCAGGCGAATGCAGCAAAGCAGGTGTAA